Proteins encoded in a region of the Phaenicophaeus curvirostris isolate KB17595 chromosome 1, BPBGC_Pcur_1.0, whole genome shotgun sequence genome:
- the NFYB gene encoding nuclear transcription factor Y subunit beta isoform X1, translating into MFPADKTLLCCQMDGDSSTTDASQLGIAGDYMGGSHYVIQPHEDTEDSMNDHEDTNGSKESFREQDIYLPIANVARIMKNAIPQTGKIAKDAKECVQECVSEFISFITSEASERCHQEKRKTINGEDILFAMSTLGFDSYVEPLKLYLQKFREAMKGEKGIGGTVTTGDGLSEELTEEAFTNQLPAGLITTDGQQQNVMVYTTSYQQISGVQQIQFS; encoded by the exons ATGTTTCCTGCTGACAAGACACTGCTTTGCTGCCAG ATGGATGGTGATAGCTCCACAACGGATGCTTCTCAGTTAGGAATTGCTGGAGATTACATGGGTGGCAGCCATTATGTGATACAGCCTCATGAGG acacagaggacagcaTGAATGATCATGAAGATACAAATGGCTCAAAAGAGAGTTTTAGAGAACAAGATATATATCTTCCAATTGCAAATGTGGCAAGGATAATGAAAAATGCCATACCTCAAACAGGAAAG ATTGCTAAGGATGCAAAGGAATGTGTGCAAGAGTGTGTAAGTGAATTCATCAGCTTTATAACGTCAGAAGCAAGTGAGAGGTGTCaccaagagaaaagaaagaccaTCAACGGAGaggatattctctttgccatgtcTACCTTGGGGTTCGATAGCTATGTGGAACCTTTGAAGTTATACCTCCAAAAATTCAGAGAG gcaatgaaaggagaaaagggaattGGGGGAACAGTTACAACTGGAGATGGTCTAAGTGAGGAGCTCACAGAGGAAGCATTTA CTAACCAGTTGCCAGCAGGCTTAATAACAACAGACGGCCAACAGCAGAATGTTATGGTCTACACAACATCATATCAACAG atCTCTGGTGTTCAACAAATTCAGTTCTCATGA
- the NFYB gene encoding nuclear transcription factor Y subunit beta isoform X2, producing MDGDSSTTDASQLGIAGDYMGGSHYVIQPHEDTEDSMNDHEDTNGSKESFREQDIYLPIANVARIMKNAIPQTGKIAKDAKECVQECVSEFISFITSEASERCHQEKRKTINGEDILFAMSTLGFDSYVEPLKLYLQKFREAMKGEKGIGGTVTTGDGLSEELTEEAFTNQLPAGLITTDGQQQNVMVYTTSYQQISGVQQIQFS from the exons ATGGATGGTGATAGCTCCACAACGGATGCTTCTCAGTTAGGAATTGCTGGAGATTACATGGGTGGCAGCCATTATGTGATACAGCCTCATGAGG acacagaggacagcaTGAATGATCATGAAGATACAAATGGCTCAAAAGAGAGTTTTAGAGAACAAGATATATATCTTCCAATTGCAAATGTGGCAAGGATAATGAAAAATGCCATACCTCAAACAGGAAAG ATTGCTAAGGATGCAAAGGAATGTGTGCAAGAGTGTGTAAGTGAATTCATCAGCTTTATAACGTCAGAAGCAAGTGAGAGGTGTCaccaagagaaaagaaagaccaTCAACGGAGaggatattctctttgccatgtcTACCTTGGGGTTCGATAGCTATGTGGAACCTTTGAAGTTATACCTCCAAAAATTCAGAGAG gcaatgaaaggagaaaagggaattGGGGGAACAGTTACAACTGGAGATGGTCTAAGTGAGGAGCTCACAGAGGAAGCATTTA CTAACCAGTTGCCAGCAGGCTTAATAACAACAGACGGCCAACAGCAGAATGTTATGGTCTACACAACATCATATCAACAG atCTCTGGTGTTCAACAAATTCAGTTCTCATGA